A stretch of Halomonas elongata DSM 2581 DNA encodes these proteins:
- a CDS encoding site-specific integrase, protein MGNQRSNHEGVRIASASTIEIDFYYQGVRCRERLKLQPTPANLKKAARHRAAVIDAIEAGHFDYQVTFPRSKNARKFLRGDRLDHYLRSWLDAKKPTLKASTYRDYRKTIEGQLIPEFGHLLLAELKRGHVRDWAATLACSNKRIANLVSPLRAALDDAMHDELIHANPLAGWHYRKQEDPRERDELDPFTADEQAAILAACPDAGQPLLQFAFWTGLRTSELVALEWGDIDWRRKRLKVSRAITQASKGQAEGPKTTAGARTIDLLPRAIEALKAQKAQSYLHPSSRVFLNPRTGDPWTGDQAIRKTLWAHALKRAGVRYRRPYQTRHTYASMMVSAGEPLAWVSRQMGHTSVVTTARIYAQWIPNAHGAAGAKADELYGENRMAMPYVVSAYFS, encoded by the coding sequence GTGGGTAACCAGCGGAGCAACCACGAAGGGGTCCGGATCGCTTCGGCCAGCACTATCGAGATCGACTTCTACTACCAGGGAGTCCGCTGCCGCGAACGCCTCAAGCTCCAGCCCACCCCCGCTAACCTGAAGAAAGCGGCGCGCCACCGCGCCGCCGTCATCGACGCGATCGAGGCCGGCCACTTCGACTACCAGGTGACATTCCCGCGCAGCAAGAACGCCCGCAAGTTCCTGCGCGGGGATCGACTGGACCACTACCTGCGCAGCTGGCTCGACGCCAAGAAACCGACGCTCAAGGCCAGCACCTACCGCGACTACCGCAAGACGATCGAGGGCCAACTGATCCCCGAGTTCGGCCACCTGCTACTGGCCGAGTTGAAGCGTGGCCACGTCCGCGACTGGGCGGCGACGCTCGCCTGCTCGAACAAGCGCATCGCCAACCTGGTCAGCCCGCTGCGTGCCGCCCTCGACGACGCCATGCACGACGAGCTGATCCACGCCAACCCACTGGCCGGCTGGCACTACCGAAAGCAGGAGGACCCACGGGAACGCGACGAACTCGACCCCTTCACCGCCGACGAGCAAGCCGCGATCCTTGCCGCCTGCCCGGACGCCGGCCAGCCGCTGCTGCAGTTCGCATTCTGGACCGGACTGCGCACCTCGGAGCTGGTCGCCCTGGAGTGGGGCGACATTGACTGGCGTCGCAAGCGACTCAAGGTCAGCCGTGCCATTACCCAGGCCTCCAAGGGCCAGGCCGAAGGCCCGAAGACCACCGCCGGCGCACGCACCATCGACCTGCTACCTCGAGCGATCGAGGCCCTCAAGGCCCAGAAAGCGCAGAGTTACTTGCACCCAAGCAGCCGCGTATTCCTCAATCCGCGCACCGGCGACCCATGGACCGGCGACCAGGCCATACGCAAGACCTTGTGGGCCCACGCCCTCAAGCGTGCCGGCGTGCGGTACCGCCGCCCATACCAGACCCGGCACACCTACGCATCGATGATGGTAAGCGCCGGCGAGCCACTCGCCTGGGTATCGCGACAAATGGGCCACACCAGCGTCGTCACCACCGCGCGGATCTACGCGCAGTGGATCCCTAATGCGCATGGCGCCGCTGGAGCCAAAGCAGACGAACTGTATGGGGAAAACCGTATGGCTATGCCTTACGTCGTGAGTGCTTACTTTTCCTAG
- a CDS encoding NYN domain-containing protein — protein MKRTAVLIDGGFFIQRVEHFVRKFFGDALILNSEHLSKLVHSATIKHISESTQKTPQRELYRTYFYDCPPFLEQKRYPLPEPGNKTPGTKNFKKHPPYVLRQEFHEKLRSMRKVALRMGELSDGAGWQLNADVLQDLLKGRRRWEDLGNEDFHYQFSQKAVDLKLGMDITTIALGGHADVIVLVAGDSDFVPAAKLARTHGIDFVLDPMWQNCTAGLKEHVDNVRSFDVVAEISKISGVEPTKRPSWWKHEAPNKPPRKSKHSRRKA, from the coding sequence ATGAAGCGCACGGCTGTTCTGATTGATGGGGGATTTTTCATTCAGCGGGTTGAACACTTTGTTAGAAAGTTTTTTGGGGATGCCCTCATTCTGAATTCAGAGCATCTGAGCAAGCTAGTTCATTCAGCCACTATAAAACACATTTCTGAATCAACCCAAAAAACGCCTCAACGCGAGCTCTACAGAACATACTTTTACGATTGTCCACCCTTCTTGGAACAGAAAAGGTATCCTTTGCCAGAGCCTGGGAACAAGACTCCAGGAACAAAAAATTTCAAGAAGCACCCGCCTTATGTGCTTCGTCAAGAATTTCATGAAAAGCTGCGGTCGATGCGGAAAGTAGCTCTGCGAATGGGAGAGCTCTCAGACGGGGCTGGGTGGCAGTTGAATGCTGATGTTCTGCAGGATCTTCTGAAAGGTCGCCGAAGATGGGAGGATCTTGGGAATGAAGATTTTCATTACCAATTCTCTCAAAAAGCTGTTGACCTTAAACTCGGGATGGACATAACCACCATAGCACTAGGTGGCCATGCTGATGTTATTGTCTTGGTGGCTGGGGACTCCGACTTTGTTCCTGCGGCAAAGCTTGCCAGAACTCATGGTATAGACTTTGTTCTTGATCCTATGTGGCAAAATTGCACTGCCGGGTTAAAAGAGCACGTAGACAATGTAAGATCCTTTGACGTTGTCGCTGAGATTAGTAAAATTTCTGGGGTTGAGCCTACGAAACGCCCATCTTGGTGGAAGCACGAGGCACCAAATAAGCCTCCTAGGAAAAGTAAGCACTCACGACGTAAGGCATAG